From Odontesthes bonariensis isolate fOdoBon6 chromosome 21, fOdoBon6.hap1, whole genome shotgun sequence, a single genomic window includes:
- the LOC142371153 gene encoding immunoglobulin lambda-1 light chain-like, whose product MLGTLCSLIAALTCVSGVTVVTQKPVATVRKGETATMDCNLGTVTKSGARWYKQIPGGVPQYVLRFYHEWSSPKYGSGFSSPKFTSTHQSTSDYRLIINNVEEGDSAVYYCHTWDSSVNEHVFGQGTKLTVTSSRLSAPVLTVFPPSSAELQSNKATLVCLSSQSVPFADVTWLVGGNPVSSGISTSTAVQRPDQTFQISSSLTIQKSDWSMNKVYACKVSLGSQTSEKTIKKSECPAEE is encoded by the exons ATGCTGGGGACCCTCTGCTCTCTCATCGCTGCTCTAACAT GTGTGAGTGGTGTGACGGTGGTGACACAGAAGCCTGTTGCAACAGTGAGGAAAGGAGAGACAGCCACCATGGACTGTAACCTGGGCACTGTTACTAAAAGTGGTGCTCGCTGGTATAAACAGATTCCAGGAGGAGTTCCTCAGTATGTGCTAAGATTTTATCATGAATGGAGTTCTCCAAAATACGGCTCTGGTTTCTCCTCTCCCAAATTCACATCAACTCATCAGTCAACATCTGATTATCGTTTGATAATCAACAATGTGGAAGAAGGAGACTCTGCAGTGTATTACTGCCACACATGGGACAGCTCTGTTAATGAGCAT GTATTCGGACAAGGCACCAAGCTGACTGTGACAA GCTCCAGGCTCTCTGCTCCTGTCCTGACTGTCTTCCCTCCATCCAGTGCTGAGCTCCAGTCCAACAAAGCCACTCTGGTCTGTCTGTCCAGTCAGTCTGTGCCTTTTGCAGATGTGACCTGGTTGGTTGGTGGGAATCCAGTGAGCAGTGGGATCTCTACCAGCACCGCTGTTCAGAGACCAGACCAGACTTTCCAAATCAGCAGCTCTCTGACCATCCAGAAATCAGACTGGAGCATGAataaggtttatgcatgtaaagTGTCTTTGGGCTCTCAGACTTCAGAGAAAACCATCAAGAAGTCAGAATGTCCTGCCGAAGAATAG